In Erigeron canadensis isolate Cc75 chromosome 7, C_canadensis_v1, whole genome shotgun sequence, one DNA window encodes the following:
- the LOC122608965 gene encoding uncharacterized protein LOC122608965, which yields MKKMMKIDEIGGGSWWSAAKREKEKRRGAAERKKEEGERVKPCDICGDIGVVEAIITCCECKASREHLYCMRVVRTEVPPFWTCLECEQKKLISPFTSDEQKLETPTKNVLSSPGKSARVLEGPKRPLLASRFHFKEKRVDTGRTQYLSCEEATKLSTGSNKRSKTPLRSVHGSPKSMPPPCERTPVKSPIRERTTQHERSKSLEPELKQPFRQQSASPNGKAVMPFTNKHDATPSIKSPERARTPIVSPSCERAAKFEPHLQQLIVQQSTCLKEKVVLSFHNKGCAARYTKSPVRTRTMAELQQEEETIKVKSDSQKHVVQKSTRPKGETLSIF from the exons atgaagaagatgatgaagattgaTGAAATCggtggtggttcgtggtggtCGGCTGCAAAAAGAGAGAAGGAGAAGAGAAGGGGGGCGGCTGAGAGGAAAAAGGAGGAGGGAGAAAGG GTTAAACCTTGTGATATATGTGGTGACATTGGTGTCGTTGAAGCTATTATTACGTGTTGTGAGTGTAAAGCTTCCCGTGAGCATCT CTACTGCATGAGGGTGGTTAGGACAGAAGTGCCACCATTTTGGACTTGTCTTGAATGTGAGCAAAAAAAGTTAATTTCGCCGTTTACTTCTGATGAGCAAAAGCTTGAAACGCCAACCAAAAATGTCTTGAGCTCACCAGGGAAAAGCGCCCGGGTCTTAGAAGGCCCAAAGAGACCACTTTTAGCTAGCCGGTTTCATTTCAAGGAGAAAAGAGTTGACACGGGAAGGACACAATATCTTAGTTGTGAAGAAGCTACAAAGCTTTCTACAGGTTCCAATAAGCGTTCAAAAACTCCTTTACGCTCTGTTCATGGATCACCAAAATCTATGCCACCACCATGTGAAAGGACACCAGTTAAGTCACCAATACGTGAAAGGACAACACAACATGAAAGGAGTAAATCTCTTGAACCAGAGTTGAAGCAACCATTTCGTCAACAATCAGCAAGCCCAAATG GAAAAGCTGTCATGCCTTTCACAAACAAACATGATGCTACCCCCTCTATCAAGTCCCCTGAACGTGCAAGGACACCTATTGTATCACCATCGTGTGAAAGGGCTGCTAAGTTTGAGCCACATCTGCAGCAACTCATTGTTCAACAATCAACTTGCCTGAAAG AAAAAGTTGTCTTGTCTTTCCATAATAAGGGTTGTGCTGCACGGTATACCAAGTCTCCTGTACGTACAAGGACAATGGCAGAATtacaacaagaagaagaaactATTAAAGTTAAGTCAGATTCGCAAAAACATGTTGTTCAAAAATCAACTAGACCAAAAGGTGAAACTCTGTCTATATTTTAG
- the LOC122608752 gene encoding uncharacterized protein LOC122608752 gives MGSLDMKSNQKALEPDIEISSNESEPMVDSPTTSDKDDLLELMSDPTTASDSDVNELTIHSPSIDFNEDHASCSSSSMSSSDFILEEPFQDSESQHGEKTSVEIPPIQVMERPTSERYRIPSSVFARKESINTGWGMPSNESLFSINMGGMSFRNQDSLVWRSGDLDLGYSIEPSPCGTPIEVGTIPELDETGETSESDASDKNLEVDGGSSSQEFSEQGRSHKLSEEDKIQSLSEISKNHGPSIASEPVSPIIQDGQGNESVVEELNSHFAAESGDRSSFAFPILTANTDKGTSSRITNSPKGIPQSAKSEPQLETRSHSEPKPEADKETNQSGPPKADPPPATWTNCFGCCTSCS, from the exons ATGGGATCTTTAGATATGAAATCAAACCAAAAGGCCTTGGAACCAGATATTGAAATCTCAAGCAATGAGAGTGAACCAATGGTGGATTCTCCTACTACTTCGGATAAAGATGACCTACTAGAGTTAATGTCAGATCCTACGACTGCAAGTGATAGTGATGTTAACGAGCTCACGATACATTCTCCTAGTATTGACTTCAATGAAGACCACGCATCGTGTTCTTCTTCCTCTATGTCATCAAGTGATTTTATATTAGAAGAGCCCTTTCAAGACTCTGAGAGCCAACATGGTGAAAAGACTAGTGTTGAAATTCCTCCTATCCAAGTGATGGAACGTCCAACTAGCGAAAGATATAGAATTCCATCCTCTGTATTTGCTAGAAAGGAATCTATTAATACAGGTTGGGGCATGCCTTCAAATGAATCTTTATTTAGTATTAATATGGGAGGCATGAGTTTCCGTAACCAAGATAGTTTGGTTTGGAGATCTGGTGATTTAGACTTGGGTTATTCTATAGAACCGTCTCCATGTGGCACACCAATAGAGGTAGGGACCATTCCTGAATTAGATGAAACTGGTGAAACCAGCGAGTCAGATGCATCTGACAAAAATCTTGAGGTGGATGGAGGTAGTAGCTCTCAAGAGTTTAGTGAACAAGGTAGAAGTCACAAGTTGAGCGAGGAGGATAAGATTCAGAGTTTGAGTGAAATAAGTAAGAACCATGGACCAAGTATTGCAAGCGAACCTGTGAGTCCAATTATACAAGATGGTCAAGGAAATGAATCTGTTGTCGAAGAGCTTAACTCTCATTTTGCTGCAGAAAGTGGTGATAGAAGTTCTTTTGCGTTTCCAAT TTTAACCGCGAATACAGATAAAGGGACTTCATCTAGGATAACCAATTCTCCAAAGGGAATCCCACAATCAGCAAAGTCAGAACCACAATTAGAGACACGGTCCCATTCAGAGCCAAAGCCTGAAGCAGACAAAGAGACCAATCAATCTGGGCCGCCCAAAGCAGACCCTCCGCCTGCAACTTGGACAAACTGCTTTGGATGTTGTACATCTTGTTCTTGA
- the LOC122606475 gene encoding uncharacterized protein LOC122606475 isoform X1, translated as MVKEMPEHLYFQLVPRHEVWMGIFPDNTPDTDDIGLYFFPKFKKSSESDSSIIDLLWKQNLVMRSSVKGRVLLVFSSRLLPSQSQEFQGSYFLWGVFCCPKYLQKVTAPRPSSNDVPPGFERNSKPYDDIPPGFKRICKT; from the exons ATGGTGAAGGAAATGCCTGAACATCTTTACTTTCAGCTAGTTCCGAGGCATGAAGTATGGATGGGGATATTTCCAGACAATACTCCTGATACAGATGACATTGGGTTGTACTTCTTCCCGAAGTTCAAAAAGAG ttCTGAGAGTGATAGCTCTATAATTGACTTACTTTGGAAACAAAATTTGGTGATGAGAAGCTCGGTTAAAGGAAGGGTGCTATTGGTTTTTTCATCTAGACTCCTACCATCACAATCTCAAG aATTTCAAGGGAGTTACTTTCTATGGGGAGTCTTTTGTTGTCCAAAATATCTCCAAAAGGTGACTGCTCCACGACCCTCGTCTAATGATGTTCCTCCAGGTTTTGAGAGAAACTCTAAACCGTATGATGACATTCCACCAGGTTTTAAGAGAATATGCAAGACTTGA
- the LOC122606475 gene encoding uncharacterized protein LOC122606475 isoform X2: MVKEMPEHLYFQLVPRHEVWMGIFPDNTPDTDDIGLYFFPKFKKSSESDSSIIDLLWKQNLVMRSSVKGRVLLVFSSRLLPSQSQEFQGSYFLWGVFCCPKYLQKVLREYARLEIDI, translated from the exons ATGGTGAAGGAAATGCCTGAACATCTTTACTTTCAGCTAGTTCCGAGGCATGAAGTATGGATGGGGATATTTCCAGACAATACTCCTGATACAGATGACATTGGGTTGTACTTCTTCCCGAAGTTCAAAAAGAG ttCTGAGAGTGATAGCTCTATAATTGACTTACTTTGGAAACAAAATTTGGTGATGAGAAGCTCGGTTAAAGGAAGGGTGCTATTGGTTTTTTCATCTAGACTCCTACCATCACAATCTCAAG aATTTCAAGGGAGTTACTTTCTATGGGGAGTCTTTTGTTGTCCAAAATATCTCCAAAAG GTTTTAAGAGAATATGCAAGACTTGAGATTGACATATGA
- the LOC122607915 gene encoding mitochondrial substrate carrier family protein E isoform X2 — protein sequence MPDSVEATSSSTLVSTNNSTHNHFFVWKEFVWGAIAGGFGEGMMHPIDTVKTRIQSQGVLIQGQSQKSILQMVRAVWGADGLRGFYRGVVPGVTGSLATGATYFGVIESTKKWIEETHPNLGGHWAHFIAGAVGDTLGSFIYVPCEVIKQRMQVQGTKKYWASVVMKDAAHLKPDASMYGYYSGMFQAGCSIWKDQGPKGLYAGYWSTLARDVPFAGLMVTCYEALKDVTEYAQQKWFPNSSFHVNSSFEGLVLGGVAGGVSAYLTTPLDVIKTRLQVQGTIVRYNGWLDAFRRIWMIEGPKGLFRGSIPRVIWYVPASALTFMAVEFLRDNFNERPNTNEVKEVTSLSIESKSPLQQG from the exons ATGCCGGATTCTGTAGAAGCGACATCTTCATCAACACTCGTCTCAACTAATAACTCCACACACAATCACTTTTTTG TCTGGAAAGAGTTCGTATGGGGAGCCATTGCTGGTGGATTTGGGGAAGGGATGATGCACCCAATTGATACAGTGAAAACTCGAATCCAAAGTCAGGGTGTTTTGATTCAAGGCCAG AGTCAAAAGAGTATATTACAGATGGTCCGAGCTGTTTGGGGAGCTGATGGTTTGAGAG GTTTTTATAGAGGAGTTGTACCTGGCGTAACTGGATCTCTTGCAACCGGTGCAACATATTTTGGTGTCATAGAATCAACCAAAAAGTGGATTGAAGAAACACATCCAAATCTTGGAGGCCACTGGGCCCATTTCATTGCCGGTGCTGTAG GAGATACACTTGGGTCTTTTATATATGTCCCATGCGAGGTGATTAAGCAACGTATGCAGGTTCAAGGAACAAAAAAATACTGGGCTTCAGTTGTCATGAAAGACGCTGCACACTTGAAACCTGATGCCAGCATGTATGGCTACTATTCTGGAATGTTTCAGGCCGGCTGTTCAATTTGGAAAGATCAAGGTCCAAAAGGACTATATGCGGG GTATTGGTCTACACTTGCTAGGGATGTTCCATTTGCTGGTTTAATG GTTACATGCTATGAGGCTTTAAAAGATGTTACAGAATATGCGCAGCAAAAGTGGTTTCCTAATTCAAGCTTCCATGTGAATAGTTCATTTGAAGGGCTTGTATTGGGAGGAGTAGCTGGAG GTGTTAGTGCATATCTGACGACTCCATTGGATGTAATCAAGACAAGACTTCAAGTACAAGGCACAATCGTAAG GTACAATGGTTGGCTGGATGCATTTCGTAGAATATGGATGATTGAAGGTCCAAAGGGACTTTTTAGAGGAAGCATCCCAAGAGTAATATGGTATGTTCCAGCTTCTGCTCTTACATTCATGGCTGTTGAATTCCTGAGAGACAATTTCAACGAGAGACCAAACACCAATGAAGTCAAAGAAGTCACTAGCTTGTCAATAGAAAGTAAGTCACCCTTGCAGCAGGGTTAG
- the LOC122609555 gene encoding uncharacterized protein LOC122609555: MVLELCRFLNKYITKHGRNNPFKWVTLQPEFEKMINRKFPSDKALKNKYDGMRKEYNLWKSLKHGETGLGWNESTGQLDCDDEWWAKKIQENQKYEGIQNNQPSKQLQEEWDLLYGDAVASGENCVAPSMDPTTFTGVHVEILDDENVEGGDNEDAYQVYNETLERLEKQEAGFYGTFMKKVIQDDASAPSPSGVAQNVEKPTKINTKPKPVNMKRKGRDSLEASMLKDHLTQSNLNQQRVLDMLESSSSKPSQSNEVSVDVAVGVLNRMVDAGLLNEYEELWFFAMDLLEDPVKRKMFMSVRHDEGRVAWLKNLNFKESPRIICKKLLIVRIHLYEVILRGHSEF; encoded by the exons ATGGTTTTGGAGTTATGTCGGTTCTTAAACAAATATATCACGAAGCATGGTCGAAATAATCCTTTCAAATGGGTTACCCTTCAGCCAGAGTTCGAAAAAATGATAAACCGTAAATTCCCCAGTGATAAAgctttgaaaaataagtatgatGGTATGAGAAAAGAGTACAATCTTTGGAAGTCGCTAAAGCACGGGGAGACTGGACTTGGTTGGAATGAAAGTACTGGTCAACTTGATTGCGATGATGAATGGTGGGCTAAAAAAATTCAG GAAAACCAAAAATATGAAGGAATTCAAAATAATCAACCATCTAAACAACTACAAGAAGAATGGGATCTATTATATGGAGATGCTGTTGCAAGTGGGGAAAATTGTGTGGCACCCTCTATGGATCCAACTACATTCACTGGGGTGCATGTTGAGATCCttgatgatgaaaatgttgAGGGAGGTGACAATGAAGATGCGTATCAAGTATACAATGAAACACTTGAAAGACTGGAAAAACAAGAAGCTGGCTTCTATGGTACCTTTATGAAAAAGGTCATTCAAGATGATGCATCAGCACCAAGCCCAAGTGGAGTTGCACAAAATGTTGAGAAGCCTACTAAAATAAATACTAAGCCTAAACCAGTCAATATGAAACGTAAAGGGAGAGACTCATTAGAAGCTTCAATGCTTAAAGATCATTTAACTCAAAGTAATTTGAATCAACAACGTGTTCTTGACATGTTAGAGTCAAGTTCTTCCAAACCCAGTCAAAGTAATGAGGTTAGTGTTGATGTTGCTGTGGGTGTGCTTAACCGTATGGTAGATGCAGGATTGCTGAATGAATATGAGGAGTTGTGGTTTTTTGCAATGGATTTGCTGGAAGATCCCgtgaaaagaaaaatgtttatgAGTGTGCGACATGATGAGGGTAGGGTGGCATGGCTAAAAAATCTCAATTTCAAAGAGAGCCCCCGAATAATATGCAAGAAGCTTTTAATCGTTCGCATTCATCTTTACGAAGTTATATTGAGAGGTCATTCGGAATTTTAA
- the LOC122607915 gene encoding mitochondrial substrate carrier family protein E isoform X1 translates to MILLKQQHFPQKISKQYLKGQQQQQVKYLHSNLKPLKNPKINIKLLKNFSMPDSVEATSSSTLVSTNNSTHNHFFVWKEFVWGAIAGGFGEGMMHPIDTVKTRIQSQGVLIQGQSQKSILQMVRAVWGADGLRGFYRGVVPGVTGSLATGATYFGVIESTKKWIEETHPNLGGHWAHFIAGAVGDTLGSFIYVPCEVIKQRMQVQGTKKYWASVVMKDAAHLKPDASMYGYYSGMFQAGCSIWKDQGPKGLYAGYWSTLARDVPFAGLMVTCYEALKDVTEYAQQKWFPNSSFHVNSSFEGLVLGGVAGGVSAYLTTPLDVIKTRLQVQGTIVRYNGWLDAFRRIWMIEGPKGLFRGSIPRVIWYVPASALTFMAVEFLRDNFNERPNTNEVKEVTSLSIESKSPLQQG, encoded by the exons atgATCCTGTTAAAACAACAACACTTTCCACAGAAAATTTCGAAACAGTATTTAAAGGGGCAACAACAACAGCAGGTGAAGTACCTCCATTCAAACTTAAAACCactcaaaaaccctaaaattaacATAAAATTGCTAAAAAATTTCAGTATGCCGGATTCTGTAGAAGCGACATCTTCATCAACACTCGTCTCAACTAATAACTCCACACACAATCACTTTTTTG TCTGGAAAGAGTTCGTATGGGGAGCCATTGCTGGTGGATTTGGGGAAGGGATGATGCACCCAATTGATACAGTGAAAACTCGAATCCAAAGTCAGGGTGTTTTGATTCAAGGCCAG AGTCAAAAGAGTATATTACAGATGGTCCGAGCTGTTTGGGGAGCTGATGGTTTGAGAG GTTTTTATAGAGGAGTTGTACCTGGCGTAACTGGATCTCTTGCAACCGGTGCAACATATTTTGGTGTCATAGAATCAACCAAAAAGTGGATTGAAGAAACACATCCAAATCTTGGAGGCCACTGGGCCCATTTCATTGCCGGTGCTGTAG GAGATACACTTGGGTCTTTTATATATGTCCCATGCGAGGTGATTAAGCAACGTATGCAGGTTCAAGGAACAAAAAAATACTGGGCTTCAGTTGTCATGAAAGACGCTGCACACTTGAAACCTGATGCCAGCATGTATGGCTACTATTCTGGAATGTTTCAGGCCGGCTGTTCAATTTGGAAAGATCAAGGTCCAAAAGGACTATATGCGGG GTATTGGTCTACACTTGCTAGGGATGTTCCATTTGCTGGTTTAATG GTTACATGCTATGAGGCTTTAAAAGATGTTACAGAATATGCGCAGCAAAAGTGGTTTCCTAATTCAAGCTTCCATGTGAATAGTTCATTTGAAGGGCTTGTATTGGGAGGAGTAGCTGGAG GTGTTAGTGCATATCTGACGACTCCATTGGATGTAATCAAGACAAGACTTCAAGTACAAGGCACAATCGTAAG GTACAATGGTTGGCTGGATGCATTTCGTAGAATATGGATGATTGAAGGTCCAAAGGGACTTTTTAGAGGAAGCATCCCAAGAGTAATATGGTATGTTCCAGCTTCTGCTCTTACATTCATGGCTGTTGAATTCCTGAGAGACAATTTCAACGAGAGACCAAACACCAATGAAGTCAAAGAAGTCACTAGCTTGTCAATAGAAAGTAAGTCACCCTTGCAGCAGGGTTAG